In the genome of Eriocheir sinensis breed Jianghai 21 chromosome 44, ASM2467909v1, whole genome shotgun sequence, one region contains:
- the LOC126980638 gene encoding proteoglycan 4-like, whose product MDGTRFLLGVLAVGGCLLQAHASLFDDIDMTLGTPKVTTEAPKPPGESLFGGAKMSLSTKELPGGLGGVEGVGGASSIPASGVYSLPKPQKKVASATVSTSFTGSGSRSLFDEIPNAGASLPNAPTPASRYFTSPAAPRQAPAPSSSSSLFEVEGLVLPLSLPDAIPKSHSSASGSMSVPRPQGPPRPAPKKMNSQESMEMKEEDEDKDDEEAAALSALRLLERYAPQLAAVLNATAKKDNAATYPHAVQGDFQLALETLTAAPSPEDHQELDNDYNYETSDGLDLFSLLDDPNDHDKSLKNTGLRGGYNIAGTKRRRLEDLRLALEIIQSLDRDREEDEEFELRLAKSIFDQHIKSLSELTRRQRDTLNSLVTMVRGSSSAIRNPNSFLLPPVKDASPPASRRFSYLPPQRDPDPLSPSYGLPQRDPSPPGRYDPRPRNPDPPGSLYRPPQRDPTPPAPPAPPSRGYGAPQRDPEPPASRYGPPQRDPAPPAPPSRGYGAPQRDPEPPASRYGPPQRDPAPPAPPSRSYGPPQRDPAPPSRSYGAPQQDPIPQYDDYDDSVELQDPSIPQSLSLTITPADIYTVLRGHHSRPPDPVTPATPARSYGAPKKAKPTAKPIYYIAVPSNLRPQDDAPQADPAPPAPPPPAPPAPAPPTTRRPATGYLPPRDDVQPLSPSYRAPADTLPLENLDSLEDDSWRPILSPAAPGGYDYAQRPSDEPRDEVRDTTESHVYNYHYHYHFGQNGDSSSASEEERQSDDAGTKEQFDEFSSDAVGMGYGRQAKGVLSPPPSSSPSRFNDPNVSSYSSLTASDDPLELPSFDPLPPAPPPAPPAPSPMRGYGAPPSADPPAPPPRRGYGAPPAADPPAPPPPPPMRYGPPPADPPPRPRMMYGPAPANPPRPPPMRYGPPPANPPPPPPRMQYGPPPAAPPAFYQAPTRFPRSPTPVTFAPANPAPPAPPPFTYGAPPADPRPPALPLLADPTAPSTYRAPRLTPAPCPAPDTYGAPPADPTPPPADPRPPAPPPTTTRRPAFIVPPRPPPLPKTHFSVFNKKGKAPKFFQRAPVVAVGPVRLGPGVAASPAGLPLLDVQRDAVTRSPLLREQEQLQLQLVRNEQRLRDEQRTLQDINELRYQILAQEQQRDDLRESLYKGLKKEKESELKKMFYKGAMLLGAMTLSPFSGRRRREAPPCAPDALPLNLSLPHAHNLTATHTPNCSHARDADPLLGDVVGVLRAKQDGLLQDVTLTDLTPILPPPAALRHPGCLRRSFCRLMQELEGTPLYKDFLDKYLQLFPVEGRGGGGVAAQALLLANQRLEHSRERSEPTCTAFPCPYPDQDL is encoded by the exons GAGTGTTAGCGGTGGGCGGGTGTCTCCTGCAGGCCCACGCTTCCCTATTCGACGACATAGACATGACTCTGGGAACGCCGAAGGTCACGACGGAGGCGCCAAAACCCCCTGGAGAATCCCTGTTCGGGGGTGCTAAGATGTCCCTGAGCACTAAGGAGCTTCCGGGGGGCCTAGGCGGCGTAGAGGGCGTGGGGGGTGCTTCATCCATCCCTGCGTCCGGCGTGTATAGTCTCCCAAAGCCTCAGAAGAAGGTCGCCTCTGCTACGGTCTCCACTTCCTTCACCGGCTCTGGTTCTCGATCTCTCTTTGATGAGATTCCGAACGCTGGGGCCAGTCTCCCCAACGCCCCGACTCCCGCCAGCCGCTACTTCACCTCCCCAGCAGCCCCCAGACAGGCCCCAGCACCCTCCTCCAGCAGCAGCCTGTTTGAAGTCGAGGGTCTggttctcccgctctccctccctgaTGCCATCCCGAAGTCCCACAGCTCGGCGTCGGGGTCCATGTCAGTCCCACGACCTCAGGGACCCCCGCGCCCTGCCCCTAAGAAGATGAATTCTCAG GAGtcgatggagatgaaggaggaggacgaagataaggATGACGAGGAGGCAGCGGCCCTCTCAGCCCTACGCCTGCTGGAACGCTACGCCCCACAGCTTGCCGCGGTTCTAAACGCCACGGCAAAGAAGGACAACGCAGCCACATACCCCCACGCCGTGCAGGGAGACTTCCAGCTGGCCCTTGAGACGCTAACAGCCGCACCCTCCCCAGAAGACCACCAGGAGCTTGACAACGACTACAACTACGAGACCTCAGACGGCCTGGATCTCTTCTCTCTACTGGACGATCCCAATGACCACGATAAGTCGCTGAAAAACACAGGACTTCGCGGTGGGTACAACATTGCTGGTACCAAACGCCGAAGACTTGAGGATCTCCGCCTAGCTCTTGAGATCATCCAGAGCCTTGACCGGGacagggaagaagacgaggagtttGAGCTTCGCCTCGCTAAGAGCATCTTCGACCAGCACATCAAGTCGCTATCGGAGTTGACACGGCGTCAGCGGGACACTCTCAACTCCCTGGTTACGATGGTCAGGGGTTCATCGAGCGCTATTAGGAACCCCAACTCCTTCCTCCTACCCCCAGTGAAGGACGCCAGTCCCCCAGCATCAAGGAGGTTCTCGTATTTGCCGCCCCAGCGTGATCCAGACCCCCTATCACCTAGCTATGGTCTGCCACAAAGGGATCCGAGCCCCCCAGGAAGGTATGATCCCAGGCCGAGGAACCCAGACCCCCCAGGCTCTCTATATAGGCCACCCCAGCGAGACCCCACTCCCCCAGCTCCCCCAGCCCCACCGTCCAGAGGTTATGGCGCTCCGCAGCGTGATCCAGAGCCCCCAGCCTCTAGATATGGCCCTCCCCAGCGAGACCCCGCTCCCCCAGCCCCACCGTCCAGAGGTTATGGCGCTCCGCAGCGTGATCCAGAGCCCCCAGCCTCTAGATATGGCCCTCCCCAGCGAGACCCCGCTCCCCCAGCACCCCCGTCCAGAAGTTATGGTCCCCCACAACGTGACCCAGCACCCCCATCAAGATCCTACGGCGCTCCCCAGCAAGACCCTATCCCTCAGTACGACGACTACGATGACAGTGTAGAGTTACAGGACCCCAGCATCCCCCAGTCCTTGAGCCTAACCATCACCCCGGCGGATATCTACACAGTCCTCAGAGGTCATCACTCCCGGCCACCGGATCCTGTCACCCCAGCCACCCCAGCTCGGTCCTACGGCGCCCCGAAGAAGGCAAAGCCAACCGCTAAGCCTATTTACTACATCGCCGTCCCCTCAAACTTAAGACCCCAGGATGACGCACCACAGGCTGACCCCGCGCCCCCAGCACCACCGCCCCCAGCACCTCCCGCACCAGCACCCCCAACCACCAGGAGGCCTGCTACAGGATATTTACCGCCTAGAGACGATGTGCAGCCCCTTAGTCCTTCTTACAGAGCCCCAGCTGACACCTTGCCCCTGGAGAACCTAGACAGCCTGGAGGATGACTCGTGGCGGCCTATCCTGTCCCCGGCAGCCCCAGGGGGATATGACTATGCCCAGCGGCCTAGTGACGAGCCCAGGGATGAGGTGAGGGATACGACGGAGAGTCACGTGTATAactatcactaccattaccacttcGGGCAGAACGGCGACTCTTCTAGCGCCTccgaggaagagaggcagagtgACGATGCCGGGACGAAGGAGCAATTCGATGAGTTCTCCAGCGACGCCGTGGGTATGGGCTACGGGAGGCAGGCCAAGGGGGTTCTATcgccgccgccctcctcctccccttcccgatTCAACGACCCCAACgtgtcttcctactcctccctcacagcCTCGGATGACCCCCTAGAGCTGCCGTCCTTCGATCCCCTGCCACCTGCTCCCCCGCCTGCCCCTCCCGCACCCTCGCCAATGAGGGGGTACGGGGCGCCTCCCTCTGCTGACCCCCCAGCTCCACCGCCCAGGAGGGGTTATGGCGCCCCTCCTGCTGCAGACCCCCCCgcgccacctcctcccccccccatgaGGTATGGTCCCCCCCCCGCCGACCCCCCTCCACGACCCCGGATGATGTACGGGCCGGCCCCCGCCAAcccccctcgccctccccccATGCGGTACGGGCCACCCCCCGctaaccctccccctccccctccccgcatGCAGTACggcccgccccccgccgcccctccTGCCTTCTACCAGGCCCCCACGAGGTTCCCCCGCTCCCCCACCCCCGTTACCTTTGCCCCGGCCAACCCCGCGCCCCCTGCCCCACCCCCTTTCACCTACGGGGCACCCCCAGCTGACCCACGACCCCCCGCCCTGCCCCTTCTAG CAGACCCCACCGCCCCTTCCACCTACAGGGCGCCCCGGCTGACCCCCGCCCCTTGCCCTGCCCCTGACACGTACGGCGCCCCGCCGGCAGACCCCACCCCGCCCCCGGCtgacccccgcccccccgccccaccGCCCACCACCACGCGGCGCCCGGCGTTCATCGTGCCGCCACGCCCGCCGCCACTGCCCAAGACGCACTTCTCCGTGTTCAACAAGAAGGGCAAGGCGCCGAAATTTTTCCAGCGCGCCCCGGTGGTGGCCGTGGGCCCCGTGAGGCTGGGACCAGGCGTGGCAGCCAGCCCCGCGGGGCTGCCGCTGCTGGACGTCCAGCGGGACGCCGTCACGCGCAGCCCCCTGCTGCGGGAGCAGGAGCAGCTGCAGCTCCAGCTCGTGCGCAACGAGCAGCGGCTGCGGGACGAACAGCGCACGCTGCAGGACATCAACGAGCTGCGCTACCAGATCCTGGCGCAGGAGCAGCAGCGGGACGACCTGCGGGAGAGCCTCTACAAGGGCctcaagaaggagaaggagagcgagCTGAAGAAGATGTTCTACAAGGGCGCCATGCTGCTGGGCGCCATGACGCTCTCGCCCTTCAGCGGCCGGAGGAGGCGCGAGGCGCCGCCGTGTGCCCCCGACGCCCTGCCACTCAACCTGAGCCTCCCGCACGCCCACAATCTCACCGCGACGCACACCCCCAACTGCAGCCACGCCCGCGACGCCGACCCCCTGCTGGGCGACGTGGTGGGCGTGCTGCGGGCCAAGCAGGACGGCCTGCTACAGGACGTGACGCTCACGGACCTGACGCCCAtcctgccgccgcccgccgccctgcGCCACCCCGGCTGCCTCCGCCGCTCCTTCTGCCGCCTCATGCAGGAGCTGGAGGGCACGCCGCTCTACAAGGACTTCCTCGACAAGTACCTCCA GTTATTCCCGGTGGAGGGGCGCGGCGGCGGGGGCGTGGCAGCTCAGGCGCTCCTCCTCGCCAACCAGAGACTCGAACACAGCAGAGAGCGCTCCGAACCAACCTGCACAGCCTTCCCCTGCCCCTACCCTGACCAGGACCTGTAG